The proteins below come from a single Gimesia alba genomic window:
- the gmhB gene encoding D-glycero-beta-D-manno-heptose 1,7-bisphosphate 7-phosphatase — translation MQVKPARQKSLFLDRDGVINKEKHYLYRIEDFEFIDGIFALCRAAVNNGYCLIVVTNQAGIARGYYSEAQFLELTEWMKHEFVRRDLPLTDVFYCPHHPRYGGEQYCRECECRKPGPGMLLDAAQKYHLDLSASILAGDKGSDIAAGRAAGIGTAALVGTGHPVSAQDRQAADLYADSLAELKENLFPATIANN, via the coding sequence ATGCAGGTGAAGCCAGCTCGACAAAAGTCATTGTTTCTCGACCGTGATGGTGTAATTAATAAAGAGAAACACTATCTGTATCGGATTGAAGACTTCGAATTTATTGACGGAATTTTTGCGCTCTGTCGAGCCGCCGTGAATAACGGATACTGTCTGATCGTCGTCACGAATCAAGCAGGCATCGCACGCGGGTATTATAGCGAAGCCCAGTTCCTGGAGCTGACGGAATGGATGAAACACGAATTTGTCCGGCGCGACTTACCGCTGACGGATGTGTTTTACTGTCCCCACCACCCACGGTATGGTGGAGAGCAATATTGTCGAGAGTGCGAGTGCCGCAAACCGGGACCCGGCATGCTGCTGGATGCGGCACAGAAATATCATCTGGATCTGTCAGCATCGATTCTCGCCGGCGATAAAGGCTCTGATATCGCCGCAGGTCGGGCCGCCGGCATTGGTACTGCGGCTTTGGTAGGGACCGGACACCCGGTGAGTGCACAGGATCGGCAGGCAGCAGACCTGTATGCCGACTCCCTCGCAGAGCTCAAAGAGAACCTGTTCCCAGCGACCATCGCGAACAACTAG
- a CDS encoding D-sedoheptulose-7-phosphate isomerase, protein MHQASKIICRNLERSISAKQQLLDDTQMQQEFSKAVDLILQSYQNGGRLYLAGNGGSAADAQHLAAEFVCRLSKDRASIPAEALTTDSSILTAIGNDYGYDVVFSRQLEGKLTPNDVFLGITTSGNSPNIVKAVEACQEKQVPSIIFTGHGGGEVRSLCDVCVIAPGELTSQIQEVHLVLEHTLCECVEAALFNFKLDLDSSDSDQPLSLKRAA, encoded by the coding sequence ATGCATCAGGCCAGTAAAATTATCTGCCGCAATTTGGAACGATCCATTTCTGCCAAACAACAACTGCTGGACGATACCCAAATGCAGCAGGAGTTTTCGAAAGCAGTAGATCTGATACTCCAGAGCTATCAAAACGGCGGTCGATTGTATCTGGCAGGTAACGGAGGCTCAGCAGCAGACGCGCAGCATCTGGCAGCGGAATTTGTCTGTCGCCTGAGTAAAGATCGGGCTTCCATTCCAGCTGAGGCTTTAACGACTGACAGCTCAATTCTGACTGCCATCGGGAATGACTATGGTTACGACGTTGTATTCTCGCGGCAACTGGAAGGTAAGCTGACTCCGAATGATGTTTTCCTGGGAATCACGACCTCCGGCAATTCTCCCAATATTGTCAAAGCAGTAGAGGCCTGCCAGGAAAAACAGGTTCCCAGCATTATCTTCACCGGACATGGCGGCGGTGAAGTCCGTTCGCTATGCGACGTGTGCGTGATTGCTCCCGGCGAACTGACAAGCCAAATCCAGGAAGTGCATCTAGTACTCGAACACACGTTATGCGAATGTGTCGAAGCGGCTCTGTTCAACTTTAAACTGGATCTGGATTCATCCGATTCCGACCAGCCCCTCTCTCTGAAACGGGCAGCCTGA
- a CDS encoding carbon storage regulator — MLVLTRKINERILIGDNIVLEVVAIRGNRVRLGITTNTGVRIVREELLSLDERSELSSRLLL; from the coding sequence ATGTTAGTTTTAACCAGAAAGATCAACGAAAGAATTTTAATCGGCGACAACATAGTGCTCGAAGTAGTCGCGATCAGAGGTAACCGGGTCCGATTGGGGATCACCACGAATACCGGCGTGCGAATCGTGCGGGAGGAGTTGCTATCTCTGGATGAGAGGTCAGAACTGAGCAGCCGCCTACTGTTGTGA
- a CDS encoding ribbon-helix-helix protein, CopG family, translating into MPKKIPNKVRINLELPKAVKDRVERLRKASEAESMSEVIRFSIAVYELLWSAQKDGSDIVIRNPDGTESELHLLPMSVDHRK; encoded by the coding sequence ATGCCAAAAAAGATACCTAACAAAGTTCGAATCAACTTAGAGCTACCGAAAGCCGTGAAAGATCGGGTTGAGCGACTCCGGAAAGCATCGGAGGCCGAGTCAATGTCCGAAGTGATCCGCTTTTCAATCGCCGTGTACGAGCTTCTGTGGAGTGCCCAGAAAGATGGCTCAGATATCGTGATCCGCAATCCTGACGGCACGGAATCGGAACTGCACCTGCTGCCAATGTCCGTTGATCACAGAAAATAA
- a CDS encoding HNH endonuclease, translating into MRQLLWNKQKGLCKWCGFYVPENEATLDHIVALSHGGGNGSDNLCMACEPCNLKRGNKCTAEELRS; encoded by the coding sequence GTGAGACAGTTGCTCTGGAACAAGCAAAAAGGCCTCTGTAAATGGTGTGGGTTTTACGTTCCCGAAAACGAGGCGACCCTTGACCACATCGTTGCACTCAGTCACGGTGGCGGAAATGGAAGCGACAATCTATGCATGGCCTGTGAACCATGCAATCTGAAACGCGGAAATAAATGCACCGCAGAGGAGCTGAGGAGCTGA
- a CDS encoding DUF4031 domain-containing protein has protein sequence MTVYVDDYEGQFRRMIMCHMMSDESIEELIAMARKIGVNPKWIQHLGIPGKAVHFDICKSYRAKAIKAGAVELCIMTEDEKRNMEWQRVYRAARELNQQYIESQAMTV, from the coding sequence GTGACTGTTTATGTAGATGATTACGAGGGGCAATTTCGACGAATGATCATGTGCCACATGATGAGCGATGAATCAATCGAAGAGTTGATTGCAATGGCCAGAAAGATCGGGGTAAATCCAAAATGGATTCAGCATCTCGGCATTCCCGGAAAGGCGGTCCATTTTGACATCTGTAAATCATATCGAGCAAAGGCGATAAAGGCCGGTGCTGTTGAGCTGTGCATCATGACTGAAGACGAAAAGCGGAACATGGAGTGGCAACGAGTTTACAGAGCAGCCAGAGAGTTGAACCAACAGTACATCGAATCACAGGCAATGACCGTGTAA
- a CDS encoding site-specific DNA-methyltransferase: MTNKFITTDCLPWMKKREDNSFNLTFGSPPYEDARSYGIDFNLKGNQWVDWMADIVCEAVRITDGLVAFVVEGKTKKFSYSGTPVLLLAELVNRGITIRKPPIFQRVGIPGSGGPDWLRNDYEFIVCATSGGKLPWSDNTAMGHPPKWAPGGEMSHRLTDGTRRNQWGGGERGKNGILKTAKSRPSHQFTTKSATRVSRDGDTQTEIAYVPPVKANPGNVIQCKVGGGLMGSKLAHENEAPFPESLVEFFVKSFCPPGGLVLDPFSGSGTTAAVALKNGRGAVGLDVRKEQNMLARRRVKTEVVTEIV, from the coding sequence TTGACTAACAAATTTATCACAACGGACTGTCTGCCATGGATGAAAAAGCGGGAGGACAATTCGTTCAATCTTACTTTCGGTTCCCCACCATACGAAGACGCGCGAAGCTACGGCATAGACTTTAATCTGAAGGGTAATCAGTGGGTTGACTGGATGGCGGATATCGTCTGTGAAGCCGTGCGAATCACAGACGGTCTGGTTGCATTCGTCGTTGAAGGAAAAACGAAAAAGTTTTCCTACTCTGGAACCCCTGTTCTTTTACTTGCGGAATTGGTCAATCGGGGAATCACAATTCGAAAACCGCCGATCTTCCAGCGTGTTGGAATTCCTGGATCAGGTGGTCCCGACTGGCTGCGGAATGATTATGAATTCATTGTCTGTGCGACCAGTGGAGGAAAACTGCCCTGGTCTGACAATACAGCAATGGGGCATCCACCCAAGTGGGCACCAGGCGGTGAAATGAGTCACCGGCTGACTGACGGAACCAGACGCAATCAATGGGGCGGCGGGGAACGTGGAAAAAATGGAATTCTCAAAACTGCTAAATCTCGACCATCTCACCAGTTTACAACCAAATCCGCAACGCGCGTATCTCGAGACGGAGACACACAGACCGAAATCGCATACGTGCCACCGGTAAAAGCGAATCCTGGAAACGTGATTCAGTGCAAAGTCGGCGGCGGTTTGATGGGCTCGAAGCTCGCACACGAGAACGAAGCCCCCTTCCCTGAAAGTCTGGTTGAGTTTTTCGTGAAGTCTTTTTGTCCTCCTGGCGGCCTGGTGTTAGATCCGTTTTCCGGATCCGGAACAACGGCTGCCGTCGCTCTGAAAAATGGTCGAGGAGCGGTCGGCTTAGACGTTCGTAAAGAACAAAACATGCTGGCACGACGTCGCGTCAAAACCGAAGTTGTGACAGAAATCGTGTAA
- a CDS encoding methyltransferase domain-containing protein, producing MNVDTTKIGEKQIDSDVIEAIKSGLWNHETFGFSMPQLDRAMYQKVAKVLEALGGKWNRRSRSTLFEDQDAMQSVIDACETGVYVDLKKAYQFFETPPEVAEKLVTAARISDGTSILEPGCGKGAIIRAIANEVDELGFSEGVDVLGIDINPEYSLGILNEFIDEPFCDVRFLNGDFLSFYENRIGSFQTIIMNPPFSRFQDINHVMRAYDFLTEGGRLVAVMSDGFTFRQDTRSAGFRDWLEVNGWHWEPLPEGSFKSSGTNVNTVMVIIDK from the coding sequence GTGAATGTCGACACAACAAAAATCGGCGAGAAGCAAATCGACTCGGATGTGATCGAAGCAATCAAGTCGGGGCTCTGGAATCACGAAACCTTCGGGTTTTCAATGCCGCAGCTGGACCGTGCGATGTACCAGAAAGTCGCGAAGGTCCTCGAAGCTCTCGGTGGCAAGTGGAACCGCAGGTCGCGGTCGACACTATTCGAAGATCAAGACGCAATGCAGTCTGTGATCGATGCCTGCGAGACCGGGGTTTATGTTGACCTAAAGAAAGCATATCAGTTCTTCGAGACGCCGCCGGAAGTGGCGGAAAAGCTCGTCACCGCTGCTCGAATCTCGGATGGAACATCGATCCTTGAGCCGGGTTGCGGCAAAGGCGCAATTATCCGGGCGATTGCAAACGAGGTTGACGAACTTGGGTTCAGTGAAGGTGTCGATGTTCTCGGAATTGACATCAACCCGGAATATTCGCTGGGGATCCTGAACGAATTCATTGACGAGCCGTTCTGTGATGTGCGGTTTTTGAATGGTGATTTTCTGTCGTTTTACGAAAATCGAATCGGCTCATTCCAGACAATTATTATGAACCCGCCGTTCTCACGATTTCAGGACATCAACCATGTGATGCGAGCTTACGACTTCCTGACCGAAGGGGGTCGCCTCGTCGCCGTAATGTCCGATGGTTTCACATTCCGACAGGACACAAGATCCGCTGGTTTCCGCGACTGGCTGGAAGTCAACGGTTGGCACTGGGAACCGCTGCCTGAGGGCAGTTTCAAGTCATCAGGAACCAATGTTAACACCGTCATGGTGATCATCGATAAGTAG
- a CDS encoding helix-turn-helix domain-containing protein, with amino-acid sequence MARPAQLSNVDNAKETLRQKKKGTVSYVLLDRVIKKMQTGMTLYELASEVSDHSKISVAQPTLHRWVTGTRENINIQTVDALAKYFDLNLK; translated from the coding sequence ATGGCCAGACCAGCCCAGCTTAGTAATGTCGATAATGCGAAAGAAACCCTGAGGCAGAAGAAAAAAGGCACTGTGAGCTACGTGCTCTTGGATCGCGTCATTAAAAAGATGCAGACAGGCATGACGCTTTACGAACTCGCCAGCGAGGTCAGCGATCACTCGAAAATATCGGTTGCGCAGCCTACGTTGCACCGCTGGGTGACCGGGACCCGCGAGAATATCAATATTCAGACGGTTGACGCACTGGCGAAGTATTTTGACCTTAATCTGAAATAG
- a CDS encoding class I SAM-dependent methyltransferase: MRDLFEKIYSTNGWGSPESVSGTGSTLEQTRVIRQQLPKLIEKYQIKSMLDLPCGDFYWMRHVPLHLEYIGGDIVPAIVERNRRIYRKEFRRLDITQSELPKVDLVFCRDCLVHFSDVDVFAAIANIKASGSKYLLTTTFPGRENRDIQTGYWRPVNLQSGPFCFPDPVEIINEGCTEFGGEFKDKSLALFELN, translated from the coding sequence ATGAGAGATCTGTTTGAAAAAATCTACAGCACCAACGGCTGGGGCAGTCCTGAGAGCGTGTCCGGCACCGGCTCCACCCTGGAGCAGACCAGAGTGATCCGGCAGCAACTCCCGAAGCTGATTGAAAAATATCAGATCAAGAGCATGCTCGACCTGCCCTGCGGCGACTTCTATTGGATGCGTCACGTTCCACTGCATCTGGAATACATCGGCGGAGACATTGTGCCAGCAATCGTTGAGCGAAACCGGAGGATTTATCGCAAGGAATTCCGCAGGCTGGACATCACGCAATCAGAACTCCCCAAAGTGGATCTTGTCTTCTGTCGCGACTGCCTGGTACACTTCTCTGATGTGGACGTGTTCGCGGCGATCGCAAACATTAAAGCCAGCGGTTCGAAATATCTACTTACCACCACGTTCCCCGGTCGTGAAAACCGTGACATTCAAACCGGGTATTGGCGTCCGGTCAACCTGCAGTCGGGGCCGTTCTGTTTCCCCGATCCGGTGGAGATCATCAATGAGGGTTGTACCGAATTTGGCGGAGAGTTCAAAGACAAATCGCTCGCACTGTTTGAATTGAATTAA
- a CDS encoding glycosyltransferase family 4 protein, which translates to MFDAIKLRKRYRKLIPTEITTKQFGARIESCNLCESRKGKQCTVYQEDCARYARSGNNYCELWGEVSPSVCRLKEWQAEFKEKKIRLGVCMPNMAMGGVTRLLLTMMDTQVDHGLEWSGFAIGNSEVFDIETAKRILRYCPIYCTRNDPKFQGLVTVVKNACQKVVDESDLVNLWGYTKSNDEIDSTNWNSKPSLVISHGQCEWTRKNLSVSLSKGSMHVLVAVSEAAGECIQEATRKPYAVIYNAVDFSRCAPSRDRDEVRREWGISPEAKAVGYIGRFAMDKNPLATAKAVAGLGKGFHAVYVGEGWQSDQVIAETKALCGDRLTIVPRVEDIGTVLAALDCVVTAATYEGGPLVAAEAWLAGCPVVSTPAGMIPELERDHGSLVYGVPFDPSVIELTDAVLDAITGDERIERAKYVAWKLFSPGRLITRYESAIRGGC; encoded by the coding sequence ATGTTTGATGCAATTAAATTACGGAAGAGATATCGCAAGCTAATACCAACTGAAATTACGACGAAGCAGTTTGGCGCAAGAATAGAGTCGTGTAACTTATGCGAGTCGCGAAAAGGCAAACAATGCACGGTGTATCAGGAAGACTGCGCGAGATACGCACGTAGCGGTAATAATTACTGCGAACTTTGGGGGGAAGTCTCTCCTTCCGTCTGTCGGTTGAAGGAATGGCAGGCCGAATTCAAAGAGAAGAAAATCAGACTCGGTGTCTGCATGCCTAACATGGCGATGGGTGGCGTGACCCGACTACTCCTGACGATGATGGATACTCAGGTAGATCACGGGCTCGAATGGTCTGGGTTTGCAATTGGCAATTCTGAAGTGTTCGACATTGAGACAGCGAAACGCATCCTGAGGTATTGCCCGATCTATTGCACGAGGAATGACCCAAAGTTTCAAGGGCTGGTGACAGTTGTGAAAAATGCCTGTCAGAAAGTCGTCGACGAATCGGACTTGGTGAACCTGTGGGGTTACACAAAAAGCAACGACGAGATCGATTCGACCAACTGGAATTCCAAGCCCTCTCTAGTGATTTCGCATGGTCAATGTGAATGGACCCGTAAGAATCTCTCTGTGAGCCTCTCTAAGGGCTCGATGCACGTTTTGGTTGCAGTATCGGAAGCGGCAGGTGAGTGCATTCAGGAAGCGACGAGGAAGCCCTACGCGGTGATTTATAACGCCGTTGATTTCTCCCGCTGTGCCCCGTCACGCGATCGCGATGAAGTGCGGCGGGAATGGGGTATCAGTCCGGAAGCGAAAGCCGTTGGTTACATTGGACGGTTTGCGATGGACAAAAACCCGCTGGCGACGGCGAAGGCGGTTGCAGGACTGGGTAAAGGATTTCACGCCGTGTATGTCGGTGAAGGCTGGCAGAGTGATCAGGTTATTGCCGAAACCAAAGCGCTTTGCGGAGATCGCTTGACCATTGTTCCGCGCGTTGAGGACATTGGAACGGTGCTGGCTGCCTTGGATTGTGTGGTAACGGCTGCCACGTATGAGGGCGGGCCGTTGGTGGCAGCGGAGGCTTGGCTGGCAGGCTGCCCTGTGGTTTCAACTCCGGCGGGGATGATCCCCGAATTAGAGCGTGATCACGGATCACTGGTTTATGGCGTGCCGTTCGACCCTTCGGTCATCGAATTGACTGATGCGGTTTTAGACGCGATCACCGGTGACGAACGGATTGAGCGGGCGAAATACGTCGCCTGGAAATTATTCTCGCCGGGGCGACTGATCACGAGGTACGAGTCAGCGATTCGTGGGGGATGTTAA